A stretch of Lathyrus oleraceus cultivar Zhongwan6 chromosome 6, CAAS_Psat_ZW6_1.0, whole genome shotgun sequence DNA encodes these proteins:
- the LOC127094059 gene encoding pre-mRNA-splicing factor SLU7-A: MKKKFEKKDANEERFNKFKEMFRNIKVNIPFCEAMNQILVYDKFINELLSGKRRLRDGENFFLAEECGDTIQRKLPPKLTDPGRFIIPYSIGPDVLVKVDDLAFSDDFVILEMPEDAEIQLILGRPFLVIGRALIDMEMSELALRFDKEQVVFNMFEATKHQYKQPQFVNLFFARILNPNLSLHQPFPYSCVQNIDHRFSVDEAKVDESKQIHFAKVEKRVCTTGGGSTGTVRNLCLREDTTKYLWNLNVNSAHYDPKTRSMREDPLPVAHPNEKFYEGDNQYRNSGQALEYKDLNKHTQEAFDKGQDVHIQASPSQAELLYKNFKIMKEKVRSQMKETILEKYGNAADWDKLPRELLLGQSEMQLEYDRAGRIIKGQEAAFPRSKYEEDILINNHATVWGYKCCMQTILNSYCTGAAGIEAAETANMKNFSDRDRLTKQCVRS, encoded by the exons ATGAAAAAGAAATTTGAGAAGAAAGATGCAAACGAAGAGCGGTTTAATAAGTTCAAGGAGATGTTTAGAAACATTAAAGTCAACATCCCCTTCTGTGAAGCCATGAACCAAATTTTGGTGTATGATAAGTTTATAAATGAGTTACTCTCTGGAAAACGACGATTAAGAGATGGTGAAAATTTCTTTTTGGCTGAAGAGTGTGGGGATACCATTCAAAGGAAACTTCCACCTAAACTTACCGATCCTGGTAGGTTCATTATCCCTTATTCTATTGGTCCT GATGTGTTAGTTAAGGTTGATGACCTTGCTTTTTCGGACGACTTTGTAATTTTAGAGATGCCTGAGGACGCTGAAATACAATTGATTCTTGGAAGGCCATTCCTAGTAATAGGAAGGGCTTTGATTGATATGGAGATGAGCGAGTTAGCATTGAGGTTCGACAAAGAACAAGTGGTCTTCAATATGTTTGAAGCCACAAAGCACCAATATAAACAACCTCAAT TTGTTAACTTATTTTTCGCACGAATTTTGAATCCTAATCTCTCCCTCCATCAGCCATTCCCATACTCCTGTGTTCAGAACATCGATCACCGCTTCAG TGTTGATGAGGCCAAGGTTGACGAGAGCAAACAAATACACTTTGCTAAAGTTGAAAAGCGCGTGTGCACTACGGGCGGTGGGAGCACAGGAACTGTTAG GAACTTATGTCTTCGCGAGGACACGACTAAATATCTGTGGAATCTCAATGTCAATTCTGCCCACTATGATCCCAAGACTAGGTCCATGCGTGAAGATCCTCTTCCAGTTGCCCATCCAAATGAGAAATTCTATGAG GGTGATAACCAATATAGGAATAGTGGCCAAGCTTTGGAATACAAGGATCtaaacaaacacacacaagaagCATTTGATAAGGGGCAAGATGTTCACATTCAAGCATCTCCATCCCAAGCTGAATTGCTTTATAAGAATTTTAAGATCATGAAAGAGAAAGTGAGGTCTCAAATGAAGGAAACCATTTTGGAGAAGTATGGAAATGCAGCTGATTGGGATAAACTTCCAAGAGAACTTTTGCTTGGTCAAAGCGAGATGCAACTTGAGTATGATCGTGCTGGTAGAATTATTAAGGGGCAG GAGGCTGCGTTTCCAAGGAGCAAGTATGAAGAAGATATTTTGATAAACAATCACGCAACTGTTTGGGGCTATAAGTGCTGCATGCAGACAATACTTAATAGCTATTGTACAGGTGCTGCTGGCATTGAGGCTGCAGAGACTGCTAATATGAAGAACTTCAG TGATCGTGACCGTCTTACAAAACAATGTGTGAGGTCTTGA
- the LOC127091600 gene encoding legumin J-like, producing MSKPFLSLLSLSLLLFASACLATRSEFDRLNQCQLDNINALEPDHRVESEAGLTETWNPNNPELKCAGVSLIRRTIDPNGLHLPSFSPSPQLIFIIQGKGVLGLSLPGCPETYEEPRSSQSRQGSRQPQGDSHQKIRRFRKGDIIAIPSGIPYWTYNHGDEPLVAISLLDTSNIANQLDSTPRVFYLGGNPETEFPETQEEQQGRHRQKHSYPVGRRSGHHQQQEESEEQNEGNSVLSGFSSEFLAQTFNTEEDTAKRLRSPRDERSQIVRVEGGLRIINPKGKEEEEEEKEQSHSHREEEEEEEEKQRSERRKNGLEETICSAKIRENIADAARADLYNPRAGRISTANSLTLPVLRYLRLSAEYVRLYRNGIYAPHWNINANSLLYVIRGEGRVRIVNCQGNTVFDNKVRKGQLVVVPQNFVVAEQAGEEEGLEYVVFKTNDRAAVSHVQQVLRATPAEVLANAFGLRQRQVTELKLSGNRGPLVHPQSQSQSH from the exons ATGTCCAAACCTTTTCTATCTTTGCTTTCACTTTCCTTGCTACTCTTTGCAAGCGCATGTTTAGCAACTCGCTCTGAGTTTGACAGACTCAACCAATGCCAACTAGACAACATCAATGCATTGGAACCTGACCACCGTGTTGAGTCCGAAGCCGGTCTCACTGAGACATGGAATCCAAATAACCCTGAGCTAAAATGCGCTGGTGTGTCACTTATCAGACGCACCATTGACCCTAATGGACTCCACTTGCCATCTTTCTCACCCTCTCCACAGTTGATTTTCATCATCCAAGGAAAGGGTGTTCTTGGACTTTCACTTCCTGGTTGTCCCGAGACTTATGAAGAGCCACGTTCATCACAATCTAGACAAGGATCCAGGCAGCCACAAGGTGACAGTCACCAGAAGATTCGTCGATTCAGAAAAGGTGATATCATTGCCATTCCATCGGGGATTCCTTATTGGACATATAACCATGGCGATGAACCTCTTGTTGCCATTAGCCTTCTTGACACTTCCAACATTGCAAACCAGCTCGATTCAACCCCAAGA GTATTTTACCTTGGTGGGAACCCAGAAACAGAGTTCCCCGAAACACAGGAGGAACAACAAGGAAGGCATCGGCAAAAGCATAGTTACCCTGTTGGACGTAGGAGTGGACATCACCAACAACAAGAGGAATCCGAAGAACAAAACGAAGGTAACAGCGTGCTGAGTGGCTTCAGCTCAGAGTTTTTAGCACAAACGTTCAACACTGAAGAGGATACAGCGAAGAGACTTCGATCTCCACGAGACGAAAGGAGTCAAATTGTGCGAGTTGAGGGAGGTCTCCGCATTATCAACCCCAAGgggaaggaagaagaagaagaagaaaaagaacaGAGTCATTCTCACAGAgaggaggaagaagaagaagaggagaaacAAAGAAGTGAGCGAAGAAAGAATGGTTTGGAAGAAACTATCTGTAGTGCCAAAATTCGAGAGAACATTGCGGACGCTGCACGTGCCGACCTCTATAACCCACGTGCTGGTCGTATCAGCACTGCAAACAGTTTAACTCTCCCAGTCCTCCGCTATTTACGCCTCAGTGCTGAGTATGTTCGTCTCTACAGG AATGGTATATATGCTCCACACTGGAACATAAACGCCAACAGTCTGCTGTACGTGATAAGGGGAGAAGGAAGAGTTAGGATTGTGAATTGCCAAGGAAACACGGTGTTCGACAACAAGGTGAGAAAGGGACAGTTGGTGGTGGTACCACAAAACTTTGTGGTGGCGGAACAAGCTGGGGAGGAAGAAGGATTAGAGTATGTGGTGTTCAAGACAAATGACAGAGCTGCGGTTAGCCACGTACAACAGGTGCTTAGGGCCACTCCTGCAGAGGTTCTTGCAAATGCTTTTGGTCTTCGTCAACGCCAAGTCACGGAGTTAAAGCTCAGTGGAAACCGTGGCCCTCTGGTTCACCCTCAGTCGCAATCTCAATCTCATTGA
- the LOC127091601 gene encoding patellin-4, protein MNCEAMNDIRDVNEFNNYNNHTNIPLDFIENHDHDCDQEQESAGEVSDGGVGGASPAEIKLKIKKSLLEFRCKIQDAILGNYLFGEGEKVALTKENLRDVTLWGVPLLPSKGHEGTDIVLRKFLKAKDFRVNDAFEMLQKTMVWRIRNNVDKILDEDLGSDFENVGFLNSRDKEGRPVCYHLYEVYRDKGLYKNTFGTQEKCELFLRWRIQMMEIAVKKLCFRTGVDGIIQVYDLKNAPLQGMKELHSLSKKALVLYQNYYPEIIYKNIVINAPFWFYTSQVLFSRLLNQRNKKKFIFSRPPRATPMLLKYIAPEHLPAEYGGLRRNNDQDFTADDKVLELKIRANSVSTIEFPVHETGVTIMWDITVVGWDVTCKEEFVPDDEGSYVILLQNQNVVGDSTRNSFYISEPGKIMITVENGNFKKKKMYYRTKTRVTVPMFILLS, encoded by the exons ATGAATTGTGAAGCCATGAATGATATTAGAGATGTAAATGAGTTCAACAATTATAATAATCATACTAATATCCCTTTAGATTTCATTGAAAATCATGATCATGATTGTGATCAAGAACAAGAATCGGCTGGAGAAGTTAGCGACGGAGGAGTTGGAGGAGCGAGTCCGGCCGAGATCAAGCTCAAGATAAAGAAATCGTTGTTGGAGTTTCGTTGCAAAATTCAGGATGCGATTCTCGGAAACTATTTGTTCGGTGAAGGAGAAAAAGTTGCATTGACAAAGGAAAATCTTAGAGATGTAACTCTATGGGGGGTTCCTTTGTTACCAAGCAAGGGACATGAAGGTACTGATATTgttttgaggaaattcttaaaGGCTAAAGATTTCAGAGTCAATGATGCATTTGAAATGTTGCAGAAGACAATGGTATGGAGGATTAGGAATAATGTTGATAAGATTCTTGATGAAGATTTGGGTTCTGATTTCGAAAATGTTGGGTTTTTGAATAGTCGAGATAAGGAAGGTCGTCCGGTTTGTTACCATCTTTACGAGGTTTACAGAGACAAGGGTTTGTATAAGAACACATTTGGAACACAAGAGAAATGTGAGTTGTTTTTGAGGTGGAGGATCCAAATGATGGAAATTGCTGTTAAAAAGTTGTGTTTTAGAACTGGAGTTGATGGAATTATCCAGGTTTATGATTTGAAGAATGCGCCACTTCAAGGAATGAAAGAGCTTCACTCACTCAGCAAAAAAGCTCTTGTGTTGTATCAAAACTATTATCCCGAAATCATTTACAAAAAT ATTGTAATAAATGCACCATTTTGGTTCTACACATCACAAGTGCTATTCTCAAGGCTTTTGAatcaaagaaacaaaaagaagtTCATCTTTTCAAGACCACCAAGAGCCACACCAATGCTCCTCAA GTACATAGCCCCGGAACATCTTCCGGCTGAATACGGCGGTCTAAGGAGGAACAACGACCAAGATTTCACCGCGGATGATAAGGTTTTGGAGCTTAAAATCCGAGCGAATTCTGTTTCTACAATTGAATTTCCGGTCCATGAGACTGGAGTGACGATAATGTGGGATATAACTGTTGTTGGATGGGATGTGACATGCAAAGAAGAGTTCGTTCCGGACGATGAAGGCTCATACGTTATATTACTACAAAACCAAAATGTTGTTGGTGACAGTACAAGAAACTCTTTTTATATAAGTGAACCAGGGAAGATAATGATAACAGTTGAAAATGGTAACTTCAAGAAGAAGAAAATGTATTATAGAACGAAAACCCGAGTCACTGTTCCAATGTTCATTTTGCTATCATAa
- the LOC127091599 gene encoding legumin J yields the protein MITVTMSKPFLSLLSLSLLLFASACLATSSEFDRLNQCQLDSINALEPDHRVESEAGLTETWNPNHPELKCAGVSLIRRTIDPNGLHLPSFSPSPQLIFIIQGKGVLGLSFPGCPETYEEPRSSQSRQESRQQQGDSHQKIRRFRKGDIIAIPSGIPYWTYNHGDEPLVAISLLDTSNIANQLDSTPRVFYLGGNPETEFPETQEEQQGRHRQKHSYPVGRRSGHHQQEEESEEQNEGNSVLSGFSSEFLAQTFNTEEDTAKRLRSPRDERSQIVRVEGGLRIINPKGKEEEEKEQSHSHSHREEKEEEEEEEEDEEEKQRSEERKNGLEETICSAKIRENIADAARADLYNPRAGRISTANSLTLPVLRYLRLSAEYVRLYRNGIYAPHWNINANSLLYVIRGEGRVRIVNCQGNTVFDNKVRKGQLVVVPQNFVVAEQAGEEEGLEYVVFKTNDRAAVSHVQQVFRATPSEVLANAFGLRQRQVTELKLSGNRGPLVHPRSQSQSH from the exons ATGATCACAGTCACAATGTCCAAACCTTTTCTATCTTTGCTTTCACTTTCCTTGCTACTCTTTGCAAGCGCATGTTTAGCAACTAGCTCTGAGTTTGACAGACTTAACCAATGCCAGCTAGACAGTATCAATGCATTGGAACCAGACCACCGTGTTGAGTCCGAAGCTGGTCTCACTGAGACATGGAATCCAAATCACCCTGAGCTAAAATGCGCCGGTGTGTCACTTATTAGACGCACCATCGACCCTAATGGACTCCACTTGCCATCTTTCTCACCCTCTCCACAGTTGATTTTCATCATCCAAGGAAAGGGTGTTCTTGGACTTTCATTTCCTGGCTGTCCTGAGACTTATGAAGAGCCGCGTTCATCACAATCTAGACAAGAATCCAGGCAGCAACAAGGTGACAGTCACCAGAAGATTCGTCGATTCAGAAAAGGTGATATCATTGCCATTCCATCGGGAATTCCTTATTGGACATATAACCATGGCGATGAACCTCTTGTTGCCATTAGTCTTCTTGACACTTCCAACATTGCAAACCAGCTCGATTCAACCCCAAGA GTATTTTACCTTGGTGGGAACCCAGAAACAGAGTTCCCCGAAACACAGGAGGAACAACAAGGAAGGCATCGGCAAAAGCATAGTTACCCTGTTGGACGTAGGAGTGGACATCACCAACAAGAAGAGGAATCTGAAGAACAAAACGAAGGTAACAGCGTGCTGAGTGGCTTCAGCTCAGAGTTTTTAGCACAAACGTTCAACACTGAAGAGGATACAGCGAAGAGACTCCGATCTCCACGAGACGAAAGGAGTCAAATTGTGCGAGTTGAGGGAGGTCTCCGCATTATCAACCCCAAGgggaaggaagaagaagaaaaagaacaAAGTCATTCTCACTCTCACAGAGAGgagaaggaagaagaagaagaagaagaagaagatgaggAGGAGAAACAAAGAAGTGAGGAAAGAAAGAATGGTTTGGAAGAAACTATCTGTAGTGCCAAAATTCGAGAGAACATTGCGGACGCTGCACGTGCCGACCTTTATAACCCACGTGCTGGTCGTATCAGCACTGCAAACAGTTTAACTCTCCCAGTCCTCCGCTATTTACGCCTCAGTGCTGAGTATGTTCGTCTCTACAGG AATGGTATATATGCTCCACACTGGAACATAAACGCCAACAGTCTGCTGTACGTGATAAGGGGAGAAGGAAGAGTTAGGATTGTGAATTGCCAAGGAAACACGGTGTTCGACAACAAGGTGAGAAAGGGACAGTTGGTGGTGGTACCGCAAAACTTTGTGGTGGCGGAACAAGCTGGGGAGGAAGAAGGATTAGAGTATGTTGTGTTCAAGACAAATGACAGAGCTGCTGTTAGCCACGTACAACAGGTGTTTAGGGCCACTCCTTCAGAGGTTCTTGCAAATGCTTTTGGTCTTCGTCAACGCCAAGTCACGGAGTTAAAGCTCAGTGGAAACCGTGGCCCGCTGGTTCACCCTCGGTCTCAATCTCAATCTCATTGA